In the genome of Longimicrobium sp., one region contains:
- the ybeY gene encoding rRNA maturation RNase YbeY → MDEIEIDVSVGSGVTPPVEPERVEAAVRHVLLAENVRVAEISVALVGDDEIAALNADYLQHEGPTDVISFPLYAEGDPPLGDVYVGVDQALRNAAEYGVSPAEEVLRLAVHGTLHVLGWDHPEGEDRTGSEMFARQEELLRAFLQQS, encoded by the coding sequence ATGGACGAGATCGAGATCGACGTGAGTGTGGGCAGCGGGGTGACGCCGCCGGTGGAGCCCGAGCGGGTGGAGGCCGCCGTGCGCCACGTGCTGCTCGCGGAGAACGTGCGCGTGGCCGAGATCTCCGTCGCGCTGGTGGGAGATGATGAGATCGCCGCGCTGAACGCCGACTACCTGCAGCACGAGGGCCCCACCGACGTCATCTCCTTCCCCCTCTACGCCGAGGGCGATCCGCCGCTGGGCGACGTGTACGTGGGCGTGGACCAGGCGCTCCGCAACGCGGCCGAGTACGGGGTCTCGCCCGCGGAGGAGGTGCTGCGTCTCGCTGTCCACGGCACCCTTCACGTCCTCGGCTGGGACCACCCCGAGGGCGAGGACCGCACCGGCAGCGAGATGTTCGCGCGCCAGGAGGAGCTGCTGCGGGCGTTCCTCCAGCAGAGCTGA